A genomic segment from Pseudomonas sessilinigenes encodes:
- the secA gene encoding preprotein translocase subunit SecA produces MFAPLLKKLFGSKNEREVKRMLKTVQIVNAFEEQMVALSDDQLRAKTGEFKARIAKGETLDKLLPEAFAVAREAGKRIMGMRHFDVQLIGGMTLHEGKIAEMRTGEGKTLVATLGVYLNALSGKGVHVVTVNDYLARRDANWMRPLYEFLGLSVGVVTPFQPPEEKRAAYAADITYGTNNEFGFDYLRDNMAFSMEEKFQRELNFAVIDEVDSILIDEARTPLIISGQAEDSSRLYTEINKLIPRLVPHIEEVEGQVTKAGHFTVDEKTRQVELNEAGHQFIEEMLTQVGLLAEGESLYSAHNLGLLTHVYAGLRAHKLFNRNVEYIVQDGQVVLVDEHTGRTMPGRRLSEGLHQAIEAKENLNIQAESQTLASTTFQNYFRLYTKLSGMTGTADTEAFEFHQIYGLQVMVIPPNKPLARKDYNDLVFLTADEKYAAIISDIKDCMTQGRPVLVGTATIETSEHMSNLLNKEGIEHKVLNAKFHEKEAEIIAQAGRPGALTIATNMAGRGTDILLGGNWEVEVASLEDPTPEQIAQIKADWQKRHQQVLESGGLQVIASERHESRRIDNQLRGRAGRQGDAGSSRFYLSLEDSLMRIFASDRVKNFMKALGMQSGEAIEHRMVTNAIEKAQRKVEGRNFDIRKQLLEFDDVNNEQRKVIYHMRNTLLAADNIGETIADFRQDVLSATVSAHIPPQSLPEQWDVAGLEAALQSDFGVSLPIQQWLDEDDHLYEETLREKLLNELITAYNEKEDQAGAEALRTFEKQIVLRVLDDLWKDHLSTMDHLRHGIHLRGYAQKNPKQEYKRESFTLFSELLDSIKRDSIRVLSHVQVRREDPAEEEARLRQEAESLARRMQFEHAEAPGLDQPEALEEGVEVDVALASAPVRNEQKLGRNELCYCGSGKKYKHCHGQIN; encoded by the coding sequence CCTCGACAAACTGCTGCCCGAAGCCTTTGCGGTCGCCCGTGAAGCCGGCAAGCGGATCATGGGGATGCGGCACTTCGACGTGCAGCTGATCGGTGGCATGACCTTGCACGAAGGCAAGATCGCCGAAATGCGCACCGGTGAGGGCAAGACCCTGGTGGCGACCCTGGGCGTCTACCTCAACGCATTGTCCGGCAAGGGCGTGCACGTGGTGACGGTGAACGACTACCTGGCTCGCCGCGACGCCAACTGGATGCGCCCGCTGTATGAATTCCTCGGCCTGAGCGTCGGCGTGGTCACGCCGTTCCAGCCACCGGAGGAGAAGCGTGCCGCCTACGCCGCCGACATCACCTACGGCACCAACAACGAATTCGGTTTCGACTACCTGCGCGACAACATGGCTTTCAGCATGGAAGAGAAGTTCCAGCGCGAGCTCAATTTTGCCGTGATCGACGAAGTCGACTCGATCCTCATCGACGAGGCCCGTACCCCGCTGATCATCTCTGGCCAGGCCGAGGACAGTTCCCGCCTGTACACCGAGATCAACAAGCTGATCCCGCGCCTGGTACCGCACATCGAGGAAGTGGAAGGCCAGGTCACCAAGGCCGGTCACTTCACCGTCGACGAGAAGACCCGTCAGGTCGAGCTCAACGAAGCCGGTCACCAGTTCATCGAAGAGATGCTGACTCAGGTCGGCCTCCTGGCCGAGGGCGAGAGCCTGTACTCGGCCCATAACCTGGGTCTCCTGACCCACGTCTATGCCGGCCTGCGGGCGCACAAGCTGTTCAACCGCAACGTTGAGTACATCGTGCAGGATGGCCAGGTGGTCCTGGTGGACGAACACACCGGCCGTACCATGCCGGGTCGACGCCTCTCCGAGGGCTTGCACCAGGCCATCGAAGCCAAGGAAAACCTCAATATCCAGGCCGAGAGCCAAACCCTGGCCTCCACCACCTTCCAGAACTACTTCCGCCTGTACACCAAGCTGTCCGGCATGACCGGTACCGCCGATACCGAGGCGTTCGAGTTCCATCAGATCTACGGCCTGCAGGTGATGGTGATTCCGCCGAACAAGCCGCTGGCGCGCAAGGACTACAACGACCTGGTGTTCCTGACCGCGGACGAGAAGTACGCCGCGATCATCAGCGACATCAAGGACTGCATGACCCAGGGCCGTCCGGTGCTGGTGGGTACCGCCACCATCGAGACCTCCGAGCACATGTCCAACCTGCTCAACAAGGAAGGCATCGAGCACAAGGTCCTGAACGCCAAGTTCCACGAAAAAGAAGCCGAGATCATTGCCCAGGCGGGTCGCCCTGGCGCCCTGACCATCGCCACCAACATGGCCGGTCGTGGTACCGACATCCTGCTGGGCGGCAACTGGGAAGTGGAAGTCGCCTCCCTGGAGGACCCGACTCCCGAGCAGATTGCCCAGATCAAGGCCGACTGGCAGAAACGCCACCAGCAGGTGCTGGAATCCGGCGGCCTGCAGGTCATCGCTTCCGAGCGCCATGAGTCGCGTCGTATCGACAACCAGTTGCGTGGTCGTGCCGGTCGCCAGGGTGATGCCGGCTCCAGCCGCTTCTACCTGTCGCTGGAAGACAGCCTGATGCGCATCTTCGCCTCCGATCGGGTGAAGAACTTCATGAAGGCCCTGGGCATGCAATCCGGCGAGGCGATCGAGCACCGTATGGTGACCAACGCCATCGAAAAGGCCCAGCGCAAGGTCGAAGGCCGCAACTTCGACATCCGCAAGCAACTGCTGGAGTTCGACGACGTCAACAACGAGCAGCGCAAGGTGATCTACCACATGCGCAACACGCTGCTGGCTGCGGACAACATCGGCGAGACCATCGCCGACTTCCGCCAGGACGTGCTGAGCGCCACCGTCAGTGCCCACATTCCTCCACAGTCGCTGCCTGAGCAGTGGGATGTGGCAGGCCTGGAAGCTGCGCTCCAGAGCGATTTCGGTGTGAGCCTGCCGATCCAGCAATGGCTCGACGAAGACGATCACCTGTACGAGGAAACCCTGCGTGAGAAGCTGCTCAACGAGCTGATCACCGCGTACAACGAGAAAGAAGACCAGGCCGGCGCCGAAGCGCTGCGCACCTTCGAGAAGCAGATCGTGCTGCGAGTCCTGGATGACCTGTGGAAAGACCACCTGTCGACCATGGACCACCTGCGCCACGGCATCCACCTGCGTGGTTATGCGCAGAAGAACCCCAAGCAGGAGTACAAGCGCGAGTCCTTCACCCTGTTCTCCGAGCTGCTGGATTCCATCAAGCGCGACTCGATCCGGGTGTTGTCCCACGTCCAGGTGCGTCGCGAAGACCCGGCCGAGGAAGAGGCGCGCCTGCGCCAGGAAGCCGAGTCCCTGGCTCGTCGCATGCAGTTCGAGCACGCCGAGGCCCCAGGCCTGGACCAGCCCGAAGCATTGGAAGAGGGCGTCGAGGTTGACGTGGCCCTGGCTTCCGCGCCGGTACGCAATGAACAGAAGCTGGGTCGCAACGAACTGTGCTACTGCGGTTCGGGCAAGAAGTACAAACACTGTCACGGCCAGATCAACTAA
- the argJ gene encoding bifunctional glutamate N-acetyltransferase/amino-acid acetyltransferase ArgJ gives MAVGLGPLPTLHPVAGFELGIASAGIKRPGRKDVVVMRCAEGSTVAGVFTLNAFCAAPVILAKQRVQGPVRYLLTNTGNANAGTGEPGLAAASRTCAKLAELAGVDASAVLPYSTGVIGEPLPVEKIEGALQAALDDLSVDNWAAAATGIMTTDTLPKGASRQFQHDGVTITVTGISKGAGMIRPNMATMLGYIATDAKVSRDVLQNLLLDGANKSFNRITIDGDTSTNDCCMLIATGQAKLPEITEAKGPLFAALKQAVFEVCMEVAQAIVRDGEGATKFVTVQVNGGGNHQECLDVGYTVAHSPLIKTALFASDPNWGRILAAVGRAGVPELDVSKIDVFLGEVCIASRGARAASYTEAQGAAVMQQEEITIRIELGRGACSETIWTTDLSHEYVKINAEYRT, from the coding sequence ATGGCTGTTGGTCTTGGTCCTTTGCCAACGTTGCACCCGGTTGCCGGTTTCGAACTCGGTATCGCCTCGGCTGGTATCAAGCGCCCGGGGCGCAAGGATGTGGTGGTCATGCGTTGCGCTGAAGGCTCGACGGTGGCCGGGGTGTTCACCCTCAATGCGTTCTGCGCCGCACCGGTGATCCTGGCCAAGCAGCGTGTACAGGGCCCAGTACGTTACTTGCTGACCAACACCGGCAACGCCAACGCCGGTACCGGCGAGCCGGGCCTGGCGGCAGCCAGCCGTACCTGCGCCAAGCTGGCTGAGCTGGCCGGGGTCGATGCCAGTGCGGTACTGCCGTATTCCACCGGCGTGATCGGCGAGCCGTTGCCCGTTGAGAAAATCGAAGGCGCATTGCAGGCCGCCCTGGACGATCTGTCCGTGGACAACTGGGCCGCTGCCGCCACCGGGATCATGACCACCGACACCCTGCCCAAGGGCGCCAGCCGCCAGTTCCAGCATGACGGCGTGACCATCACCGTCACCGGGATCAGCAAGGGTGCGGGAATGATCCGCCCGAACATGGCGACCATGCTTGGCTACATCGCCACCGACGCCAAGGTCTCCCGCGACGTTCTGCAAAACCTGCTGCTGGACGGTGCCAACAAATCCTTCAACCGCATTACCATCGATGGCGATACCTCCACCAACGACTGCTGCATGCTGATCGCCACTGGCCAGGCCAAGCTGCCGGAAATCACCGAGGCCAAAGGCCCGCTGTTCGCCGCGCTGAAGCAGGCAGTGTTCGAAGTCTGCATGGAGGTGGCCCAGGCCATCGTCCGTGATGGCGAGGGCGCCACCAAGTTCGTCACCGTCCAAGTCAATGGTGGCGGCAACCATCAGGAATGCCTGGATGTGGGCTACACCGTGGCTCATTCGCCGCTGATCAAGACTGCACTGTTCGCCTCCGACCCGAATTGGGGTCGCATCCTGGCTGCCGTGGGCCGTGCCGGCGTTCCAGAGCTGGATGTGAGCAAGATCGATGTGTTCCTCGGTGAGGTCTGCATCGCCAGTCGTGGCGCTCGGGCAGCCAGCTACACCGAAGCCCAAGGGGCGGCGGTGATGCAGCAGGAAGAAATCACCATCCGTATCGAGCTGGGACGGGGTGCTTGCAGCGAAACCATCTGGACCACCGACCTGTCCCACGAATACGTGAAGATCAACGCCGAATACCGTACCTGA